From the genome of Sulfitobacter sp. DSM 110093, one region includes:
- a CDS encoding NAD(P)H-hydrate dehydratase, which produces MGSNESDVGLYLCGVVATSLTMQISQITRDTLDVTLLGKKPGHKYDHGHALVLSGGPGKTGAARMAARGALRIGAGAVTLGVPPAAQLEVAMQVTAIMLERIPDGAALADVLKDNRINALCLGPALGLGARAAGLVKAALAAPSVVLDADALTLMSQDAEIRAGLHPRCILTPHMGEFARLAPDLAEAAKAEGPSAKAWAAREAAARFGCVVLLKGPETVIATPEGNVRRHCATHDRASPWLATAGAGDVLAGFTTGLVARGIDPLEAASLAAWLHAEAALTHGPGLIAEDLPDLLPQVLRALNVQAA; this is translated from the coding sequence TTGGGCAGTAATGAATCGGATGTTGGGCTGTACCTTTGCGGGGTGGTTGCTACTTCTCTCACTATGCAGATTTCACAGATCACCCGCGACACCCTTGATGTCACATTGCTGGGCAAAAAGCCGGGGCATAAGTACGACCACGGCCATGCGCTGGTCCTGTCAGGCGGGCCGGGGAAAACCGGGGCCGCGCGCATGGCGGCACGGGGGGCATTGCGGATCGGCGCAGGGGCAGTGACACTGGGCGTGCCGCCTGCCGCGCAGCTTGAAGTGGCGATGCAGGTCACGGCGATCATGCTTGAACGCATTCCCGACGGCGCGGCACTTGCTGACGTGCTAAAAGATAACCGTATCAACGCGCTCTGCCTCGGCCCGGCTTTGGGGTTGGGCGCGCGGGCTGCCGGATTGGTGAAGGCGGCGCTTGCCGCGCCATCTGTGGTATTGGATGCCGATGCGCTGACCTTGATGTCGCAAGATGCTGAGATACGCGCGGGTCTTCATCCCCGGTGCATCCTGACACCGCATATGGGTGAGTTCGCGCGGCTGGCCCCCGATCTCGCCGAGGCTGCCAAGGCCGAAGGGCCAAGCGCAAAGGCCTGGGCGGCCCGCGAAGCGGCGGCGCGCTTTGGTTGTGTGGTTTTGCTGAAGGGGCCAGAGACGGTCATCGCCACGCCGGAGGGGAATGTGCGGCGTCACTGCGCCACTCACGATCGGGCAAGCCCATGGTTGGCCACGGCAGGGGCCGGGGACGTGTTGGCAGGGTTCACCACAGGGCTAGTGGCGCGGGGGATCGACCCGCTTGAGGCGGCATCCCTGGCCGCATGGCTGCACGCCGAAGCGGCGCTGACACATGGCCCCGGTTTGATTGCTGAGGATTTACCAGACCTGTTGCCGCAGGTGCTTCGTGCCCTGAACGTTCAAGCGGCGTGA
- a CDS encoding P-II family nitrogen regulator — MKKIEAIIKPFKLDEVKEALQDVGVQGLSVIEVKGFGRQKGHTELYRGAEYVVDFLPKVKVEVVLDDDQVDAAIEAIVDAAKTEKIGDGKIFVSPVEQTIRIRTGESGSDAL, encoded by the coding sequence ATGAAAAAGATCGAAGCCATCATCAAGCCGTTCAAACTCGACGAAGTCAAAGAAGCCCTTCAAGATGTAGGTGTTCAAGGCCTCAGCGTCATTGAAGTCAAAGGCTTTGGCCGTCAAAAAGGCCACACCGAACTCTACCGAGGTGCGGAATATGTTGTAGATTTCCTTCCCAAAGTGAAGGTCGAAGTGGTATTGGATGACGATCAGGTCGATGCTGCTATTGAAGCCATCGTCGACGCCGCCAAGACGGAGAAAATCGGTGACGGCAAAATCTTCGTTTCCCCTGTAGAACAAACAATTCGCATCCGTACCGGTGAATCCGGTTCAGACGCACTTTGA
- a CDS encoding Hint domain-containing protein: MKPNTVGCVGGNDRHAGQFSPYAALDTGLVQGALILTLDGEIPVEYLSVGDRIITRDSGFAKILHIQRSTRKARRIALAAGSLGHTRPERDAQLAGDQMVLVRDWRARALFNSERALVAARALVDDEFITDLGEEETTLIQIFCDGPHIIYADGLELGTADAARARGAVLHAA, translated from the coding sequence ATGAAACCGAATACGGTCGGGTGCGTAGGCGGCAATGATCGCCATGCGGGCCAGTTTTCCCCCTATGCTGCGCTGGACACTGGTCTTGTGCAGGGCGCCCTTATTCTAACGCTGGATGGCGAAATTCCGGTTGAATATCTCTCCGTCGGGGATCGGATCATCACGCGCGATAGCGGTTTCGCTAAGATTTTGCATATCCAACGCTCCACTCGAAAAGCGCGGCGTATTGCTTTGGCGGCTGGATCATTAGGCCATACGCGGCCTGAACGTGATGCGCAGCTTGCCGGGGATCAAATGGTGCTGGTCCGTGATTGGCGCGCACGGGCACTGTTCAACTCTGAGCGGGCCTTGGTCGCCGCGCGGGCGCTGGTGGATGACGAATTCATTACCGATCTGGGCGAAGAAGAAACAACGCTGATCCAGATTTTCTGCGACGGTCCGCATATTATCTACGCCGATGGGTTAGAACTTGGCACCGCCGATGCTGCCCGCGCGCGGGGCGCGGTGCTTCACGCCGCTTGA
- the glnA gene encoding type I glutamate--ammonia ligase: MDTQEFLSKIKDEGIEYVDIRFTDTRGALQHVTIVSDLVDEDFLEEGFMFDGSSIAGWKSIEASDMKLMPDVSTAYVDPFYAETTICVHCSIAEPDTGESYERDPRGTAEKAEAYLKSSGIGDNAYFGPEAEFFLFDDVKFSNKVNKVSYEVDASDGSWNSDTDYEMGNMGHRPGLKGGYFPVNPVDEAQDLRAEMLSTMKRLGMKVDKHHHEVASCQHELGLIFGELTKQADEIQKYKYVVHNVAHAYGKSATFMPKPIFGDNGSGMHVNMSIWKDGKPLFAGDKYADLSQEALWFIGGILSHAKSLNAFTNPTTNSYKRLIPGFEAPVLRAYSARNRSGCVRIPWTESPKAKRVEARFPDPAANPYLAFSALLMAGLDGIKNKIDPGEAMDKNLYDLPAEELADIPTVAGSLREALDELSKDMDYLLAGDVFTRDQIEGYIALKTEEVLKFEQTPHPVEFGMYYSC; encoded by the coding sequence ATGGATACCCAGGAATTCCTGAGCAAAATCAAGGATGAAGGCATTGAATATGTCGACATCCGCTTCACTGACACCCGCGGCGCTTTGCAGCACGTTACCATCGTGAGCGATCTGGTCGACGAAGACTTCCTCGAAGAAGGCTTTATGTTCGACGGCTCGTCCATCGCTGGCTGGAAAAGCATCGAAGCCTCCGACATGAAGCTGATGCCCGATGTCAGCACCGCCTATGTCGACCCCTTCTATGCCGAAACCACCATCTGTGTGCATTGCTCGATCGCTGAGCCAGACACCGGCGAGAGCTATGAGCGCGACCCGCGCGGCACCGCCGAAAAGGCCGAAGCTTACCTCAAGTCTTCCGGCATCGGTGACAACGCTTATTTTGGCCCCGAGGCAGAGTTCTTCCTCTTTGACGATGTGAAGTTCTCTAACAAGGTCAACAAAGTATCCTACGAAGTTGATGCATCCGACGGCTCGTGGAATTCCGACACCGACTATGAGATGGGGAACATGGGCCACCGCCCGGGCCTCAAGGGCGGCTACTTCCCGGTAAACCCGGTGGACGAAGCGCAAGACCTGCGCGCTGAGATGCTTTCGACCATGAAGCGCCTTGGCATGAAGGTCGACAAGCACCACCACGAAGTTGCGTCCTGCCAGCATGAACTGGGTCTGATCTTTGGTGAGCTGACCAAGCAAGCTGACGAAATCCAGAAGTACAAATACGTTGTCCACAACGTGGCCCATGCCTATGGCAAATCGGCGACATTCATGCCCAAGCCGATCTTTGGCGATAACGGGTCGGGTATGCACGTCAACATGTCGATCTGGAAAGACGGCAAGCCCCTGTTCGCAGGCGACAAATATGCTGACCTCAGCCAAGAAGCGCTGTGGTTCATCGGCGGTATCCTGAGCCATGCCAAATCGCTCAACGCCTTCACCAACCCGACGACCAACAGCTACAAGCGGTTGATCCCCGGTTTCGAAGCCCCCGTTCTGCGCGCCTATTCCGCGCGTAACCGTTCGGGCTGCGTGCGTATCCCATGGACCGAAAGCCCAAAAGCCAAGCGCGTCGAAGCCCGTTTCCCCGATCCGGCGGCGAACCCCTATCTGGCGTTCTCGGCCCTGTTGATGGCCGGTCTTGACGGCATCAAGAACAAGATCGATCCCGGCGAGGCGATGGACAAGAACCTCTATGACCTGCCCGCAGAAGAGCTGGCGGACATCCCGACAGTGGCAGGTTCGCTGCGCGAAGCGCTCGACGAGCTGTCCAAGGACATGGATTACTTGCTGGCCGGTGACGTGTTCACCCGTGACCAGATCGAAGGCTACATCGCGCTGAAAACCGAAGAGGTTCTGAAATTCGAACAGACCCCGCACCCGGTTGAATTCGGCATGTACTACAGCTGCTAA